The following are encoded in a window of Megachile rotundata isolate GNS110a chromosome 2, iyMegRotu1, whole genome shotgun sequence genomic DNA:
- the YME1L gene encoding ATP-dependent zinc metalloprotease YME1L isoform X1: MSSTNCANFIIGMLYHLTQLTSIFNSKSTPYSVKIRRQNDFKKTQDDLANSLSEATKNYVDMLMKKLNIYDIITMFDMKTNNVFVIFDRSSMKNFKRHLEKENKWKISYISGFNFNENKEKVLCTQFTEQILPTMYLSSKKHHQTLCTLCVKNPFNYHVQIRGFKTRRSINMDLKKKTPLVEWLRKWLGDVSDAHIGLAYMLKEKDSVLSKPLRNSAEKPESKKIIDAFLEGYEAGIHRQIRTNTGWNKVISILVGGTVLVILWYGVYIVGRGLRFSMDGGRFRPETTDVTFNDVKGVAEAKQELRDIVEFLKNPEKFSVLGAKLPKGVLLVGPPGTGKTLLARAVAGEAGVPFFQAAGPEFDEILVGQGARRMRDLFKAAKEIAPAVIFIDEIDSVGAKRTNSALHPYANQTVNQLLTEMDGFLQNEGVIVLGATNRRDDLDKALLRPGRFDVEVIVDIPDFLSRKEIFNLYLSRISTREVDPDYLAKCTVGFTGADIENMVNQAALKAAINDAKYVTMKHLEYARDKLIMGPERKLRISDTEVNRLTAYHEAGHALVAYYTKGAPAIHKITIMPHGRTLGHTAFLPAKDEHHVTKSQLLARMDSAMGGRAAEELIFGTDNVTSGALSDFKAATEIAKEMVNLYGMSEKVGFSVRMGQNDGYQPGPATNDLVDNEVKRLLQESYDRAKTILQKHAKELKRLADALLKYETLNYKDVKAVINEEKIPIENLNNQPRIIDPTEHVL, from the exons ATGTCATCTACAAACtgtgcaaattttataattggt ATGTTATATCATCTGACACAGTtaacttcaatatttaattcaaaatcTACACCATATTCGGTTAAAATTAGAAGACAAAATGACTTCAAAAAAACCCAGGATGATTTGGCTAATAGCTTGTCAGAA gcTACAAAAAATTATGTGGATATGttaatgaagaaattaaacatatatgatataattacaatGTTTGATATGAAAACGAATAAtgtttttgtaatatttgaccGATCTTctatgaaaaatttcaaaagacatttagaaaaagaaaataagtgGAAAATATCTTATATATCAGGAtttaatttcaatgaaaataaagaaaaagttCTTTGTACACAATTTACAGAACAAATTTTGCCTACTATGTATTTATCATCAAAGAAACATCACCAAACGTTATGTACTTTATGTGTTAAAAATCCTTTTAATTATCATGTACAAATTCGTGGTTTTAAAACAAGACGTAGTATAAATATGGACCTTAAAAAAAAGACACCACTTGTAGAATGGCTTAGGAAATGGTTGGGTGATGTATCAGACGCA cATATAGGATTGGCATATATGCTAAAAGAAAAAGATTCCGTTCTATCTAAGCCTTTGCGCAATAGTGCTGAAAAACCAGAAAGTAAAAAAATCATAGATGCTTTTTTAGAAGGATATGAAGCAGGAATTCATAGACAAATACGAACAAACACTGGATGGAACAAAGTAATATCTATATTGGTCGGAGGAACTGTATTAGTAATACTTTGGTATGGAG TTTATATTGTAGGAAGGGGGTTACGGTTTTCAATGGATGGTGGTAGATTTAGACCAGAAACAACAGACGTAACTTTTAATGATGTTAAAGGA GTTGCAGAAGCTAAACAAGAATTAAGAGATAtagttgaatttttgaaaaatccaGAAAAATTTTCTGTGCTTGGTGCAAAATTACCCAAAGGTGTATTATTAGTAGGACCACCAGGAACAGGGAAAACACTATTAGCTCGAGCAGTAGCCGGTGAAGCTGGTGTGCCATTTTTCCAAGCAGCAGGACCGGAATTTGATGAGATTTTAGTAGGACAAGGTGCTCGTAGAATGAGAGATTTATTTA AAGCAGCAAAAGAAATAGCACCTGCTGTTATATTTATAGATGAAATTGATTCGGTTGGTGCAAAACGGACAAATTCTGCGCTTCATCCATATGCAAATCAAACAGTAAATCAATTGCTTACTGAAATGGACGG attcCTTCAGAATGAGGGAGTAATAGTATTAGGTGCAACAAATAGACGTGATGATTTAGATAAAGCATTATTGCGACCGGGTCGTTTTGATGTTGAAGTTATTGTTGATATACCGGATTTCTTGAGtcgaaaagaaatttttaatttatatctgTCGAGAATATCAACACGAGAAGTGGACCCAGATTATTTAGCGAAATGTACTGTAGGATTTACTGGAGCTGATATAGAGAATATG GTAAATCAAGCTGCTTTAAAGGCTGCTATAAATGAtgcaaaatatgtaacaatGAAACACTTAGAATATGCCAGAGACAAATTAATCATGGGTCCAGAAAGGAAGTTAAGAATTAGTGATACTGAAGTTAATCGCCTTACAGCATATCATGAAGCAGGGCATGCATTGGTTGCATATTACACTAAAGGTGCACCAGCAATCCATAAAATTACCATTATGCCACATGGACGTACTTTAGGACAT acAGCATTTCTACCTGCCAAAGATGAACATCATGTAACAAAATCTCAATTATTAGCTCGAATGGATAGTGCAATGGGTGGTCGTGCTGCAgaagaattaatttttggaaCAGATAATGTAACATCAGGAGCATTGAGTGATTTTAAG GCGGCAACTGAAATTGCTAAAGAGATGGTAAACTTATACGGCATGTCTGAAAAAGTTGGTTTCAGTGTACGAATGGGTCAAAACGATGGATACCAACCCGGTCCTGCTACAAATGATCTCGTTGATAATGAAGTAAAGCGATTACTTCAG gaaTCGTATGATCGTGCAAAAACAATATTACAAAAACATGCAAAAGAACTTAAAAGATTAGCAGATGCTTTActtaaatatgaaacattaaattatAAAGATGTAAAAGCTGTAATTAATGAAGAAAAAATtccaattgaaaatttaaacaatcaaCCACGAATTATAGATCCAACTGAACATGTATTATAA
- the YME1L gene encoding ATP-dependent zinc metalloprotease YME1L isoform X3 has product MSSTNCANFIIGMLYHLTQLTSIFNSKSTPYSVKIRRQNDFKKTQDDLANSLSEATKNYVDMLMKKLNIYDIITMFDMKTNNVFVIFDRSSMKNFKRHLEKENKWKISYISGFNFNENKEKVLCTQFTEQILPTMYLSSKKHHQTLCTLCVKNPFNYHVQIRGFKTRRSINMDLKKKTPLVEWLRKWLGDVSDAHIGLAYMLKEKDSVLSKPLRNSAEKPESKKIIDAFLEGYEAGIHRQIRTNTGWNKVISILVGGTVLVILWYGGRGLRFSMDGGRFRPETTDVTFNDVKGVAEAKQELRDIVEFLKNPEKFSVLGAKLPKGVLLVGPPGTGKTLLARAVAGEAGVPFFQAAGPEFDEILVGQGARRMRDLFKAAKEIAPAVIFIDEIDSVGAKRTNSALHPYANQTVNQLLTEMDGFLQNEGVIVLGATNRRDDLDKALLRPGRFDVEVIVDIPDFLSRKEIFNLYLSRISTREVDPDYLAKCTVGFTGADIENMVNQAALKAAINDAKYVTMKHLEYARDKLIMGPERKLRISDTEVNRLTAYHEAGHALVAYYTKGAPAIHKITIMPHGRTLGHTAFLPAKDEHHVTKSQLLARMDSAMGGRAAEELIFGTDNVTSGALSDFKAATEIAKEMVNLYGMSEKVGFSVRMGQNDGYQPGPATNDLVDNEVKRLLQESYDRAKTILQKHAKELKRLADALLKYETLNYKDVKAVINEEKIPIENLNNQPRIIDPTEHVL; this is encoded by the exons ATGTCATCTACAAACtgtgcaaattttataattggt ATGTTATATCATCTGACACAGTtaacttcaatatttaattcaaaatcTACACCATATTCGGTTAAAATTAGAAGACAAAATGACTTCAAAAAAACCCAGGATGATTTGGCTAATAGCTTGTCAGAA gcTACAAAAAATTATGTGGATATGttaatgaagaaattaaacatatatgatataattacaatGTTTGATATGAAAACGAATAAtgtttttgtaatatttgaccGATCTTctatgaaaaatttcaaaagacatttagaaaaagaaaataagtgGAAAATATCTTATATATCAGGAtttaatttcaatgaaaataaagaaaaagttCTTTGTACACAATTTACAGAACAAATTTTGCCTACTATGTATTTATCATCAAAGAAACATCACCAAACGTTATGTACTTTATGTGTTAAAAATCCTTTTAATTATCATGTACAAATTCGTGGTTTTAAAACAAGACGTAGTATAAATATGGACCTTAAAAAAAAGACACCACTTGTAGAATGGCTTAGGAAATGGTTGGGTGATGTATCAGACGCA cATATAGGATTGGCATATATGCTAAAAGAAAAAGATTCCGTTCTATCTAAGCCTTTGCGCAATAGTGCTGAAAAACCAGAAAGTAAAAAAATCATAGATGCTTTTTTAGAAGGATATGAAGCAGGAATTCATAGACAAATACGAACAAACACTGGATGGAACAAAGTAATATCTATATTGGTCGGAGGAACTGTATTAGTAATACTTTGGTATGGAG GAAGGGGGTTACGGTTTTCAATGGATGGTGGTAGATTTAGACCAGAAACAACAGACGTAACTTTTAATGATGTTAAAGGA GTTGCAGAAGCTAAACAAGAATTAAGAGATAtagttgaatttttgaaaaatccaGAAAAATTTTCTGTGCTTGGTGCAAAATTACCCAAAGGTGTATTATTAGTAGGACCACCAGGAACAGGGAAAACACTATTAGCTCGAGCAGTAGCCGGTGAAGCTGGTGTGCCATTTTTCCAAGCAGCAGGACCGGAATTTGATGAGATTTTAGTAGGACAAGGTGCTCGTAGAATGAGAGATTTATTTA AAGCAGCAAAAGAAATAGCACCTGCTGTTATATTTATAGATGAAATTGATTCGGTTGGTGCAAAACGGACAAATTCTGCGCTTCATCCATATGCAAATCAAACAGTAAATCAATTGCTTACTGAAATGGACGG attcCTTCAGAATGAGGGAGTAATAGTATTAGGTGCAACAAATAGACGTGATGATTTAGATAAAGCATTATTGCGACCGGGTCGTTTTGATGTTGAAGTTATTGTTGATATACCGGATTTCTTGAGtcgaaaagaaatttttaatttatatctgTCGAGAATATCAACACGAGAAGTGGACCCAGATTATTTAGCGAAATGTACTGTAGGATTTACTGGAGCTGATATAGAGAATATG GTAAATCAAGCTGCTTTAAAGGCTGCTATAAATGAtgcaaaatatgtaacaatGAAACACTTAGAATATGCCAGAGACAAATTAATCATGGGTCCAGAAAGGAAGTTAAGAATTAGTGATACTGAAGTTAATCGCCTTACAGCATATCATGAAGCAGGGCATGCATTGGTTGCATATTACACTAAAGGTGCACCAGCAATCCATAAAATTACCATTATGCCACATGGACGTACTTTAGGACAT acAGCATTTCTACCTGCCAAAGATGAACATCATGTAACAAAATCTCAATTATTAGCTCGAATGGATAGTGCAATGGGTGGTCGTGCTGCAgaagaattaatttttggaaCAGATAATGTAACATCAGGAGCATTGAGTGATTTTAAG GCGGCAACTGAAATTGCTAAAGAGATGGTAAACTTATACGGCATGTCTGAAAAAGTTGGTTTCAGTGTACGAATGGGTCAAAACGATGGATACCAACCCGGTCCTGCTACAAATGATCTCGTTGATAATGAAGTAAAGCGATTACTTCAG gaaTCGTATGATCGTGCAAAAACAATATTACAAAAACATGCAAAAGAACTTAAAAGATTAGCAGATGCTTTActtaaatatgaaacattaaattatAAAGATGTAAAAGCTGTAATTAATGAAGAAAAAATtccaattgaaaatttaaacaatcaaCCACGAATTATAGATCCAACTGAACATGTATTATAA
- the YME1L gene encoding ATP-dependent zinc metalloprotease YME1L isoform X2, which yields MFSFQPPSQMLYHLTQLTSIFNSKSTPYSVKIRRQNDFKKTQDDLANSLSEATKNYVDMLMKKLNIYDIITMFDMKTNNVFVIFDRSSMKNFKRHLEKENKWKISYISGFNFNENKEKVLCTQFTEQILPTMYLSSKKHHQTLCTLCVKNPFNYHVQIRGFKTRRSINMDLKKKTPLVEWLRKWLGDVSDAHIGLAYMLKEKDSVLSKPLRNSAEKPESKKIIDAFLEGYEAGIHRQIRTNTGWNKVISILVGGTVLVILWYGVYIVGRGLRFSMDGGRFRPETTDVTFNDVKGVAEAKQELRDIVEFLKNPEKFSVLGAKLPKGVLLVGPPGTGKTLLARAVAGEAGVPFFQAAGPEFDEILVGQGARRMRDLFKAAKEIAPAVIFIDEIDSVGAKRTNSALHPYANQTVNQLLTEMDGFLQNEGVIVLGATNRRDDLDKALLRPGRFDVEVIVDIPDFLSRKEIFNLYLSRISTREVDPDYLAKCTVGFTGADIENMVNQAALKAAINDAKYVTMKHLEYARDKLIMGPERKLRISDTEVNRLTAYHEAGHALVAYYTKGAPAIHKITIMPHGRTLGHTAFLPAKDEHHVTKSQLLARMDSAMGGRAAEELIFGTDNVTSGALSDFKAATEIAKEMVNLYGMSEKVGFSVRMGQNDGYQPGPATNDLVDNEVKRLLQESYDRAKTILQKHAKELKRLADALLKYETLNYKDVKAVINEEKIPIENLNNQPRIIDPTEHVL from the exons ATGTTTTCTTTTCAACCTCCTAGTCAG ATGTTATATCATCTGACACAGTtaacttcaatatttaattcaaaatcTACACCATATTCGGTTAAAATTAGAAGACAAAATGACTTCAAAAAAACCCAGGATGATTTGGCTAATAGCTTGTCAGAA gcTACAAAAAATTATGTGGATATGttaatgaagaaattaaacatatatgatataattacaatGTTTGATATGAAAACGAATAAtgtttttgtaatatttgaccGATCTTctatgaaaaatttcaaaagacatttagaaaaagaaaataagtgGAAAATATCTTATATATCAGGAtttaatttcaatgaaaataaagaaaaagttCTTTGTACACAATTTACAGAACAAATTTTGCCTACTATGTATTTATCATCAAAGAAACATCACCAAACGTTATGTACTTTATGTGTTAAAAATCCTTTTAATTATCATGTACAAATTCGTGGTTTTAAAACAAGACGTAGTATAAATATGGACCTTAAAAAAAAGACACCACTTGTAGAATGGCTTAGGAAATGGTTGGGTGATGTATCAGACGCA cATATAGGATTGGCATATATGCTAAAAGAAAAAGATTCCGTTCTATCTAAGCCTTTGCGCAATAGTGCTGAAAAACCAGAAAGTAAAAAAATCATAGATGCTTTTTTAGAAGGATATGAAGCAGGAATTCATAGACAAATACGAACAAACACTGGATGGAACAAAGTAATATCTATATTGGTCGGAGGAACTGTATTAGTAATACTTTGGTATGGAG TTTATATTGTAGGAAGGGGGTTACGGTTTTCAATGGATGGTGGTAGATTTAGACCAGAAACAACAGACGTAACTTTTAATGATGTTAAAGGA GTTGCAGAAGCTAAACAAGAATTAAGAGATAtagttgaatttttgaaaaatccaGAAAAATTTTCTGTGCTTGGTGCAAAATTACCCAAAGGTGTATTATTAGTAGGACCACCAGGAACAGGGAAAACACTATTAGCTCGAGCAGTAGCCGGTGAAGCTGGTGTGCCATTTTTCCAAGCAGCAGGACCGGAATTTGATGAGATTTTAGTAGGACAAGGTGCTCGTAGAATGAGAGATTTATTTA AAGCAGCAAAAGAAATAGCACCTGCTGTTATATTTATAGATGAAATTGATTCGGTTGGTGCAAAACGGACAAATTCTGCGCTTCATCCATATGCAAATCAAACAGTAAATCAATTGCTTACTGAAATGGACGG attcCTTCAGAATGAGGGAGTAATAGTATTAGGTGCAACAAATAGACGTGATGATTTAGATAAAGCATTATTGCGACCGGGTCGTTTTGATGTTGAAGTTATTGTTGATATACCGGATTTCTTGAGtcgaaaagaaatttttaatttatatctgTCGAGAATATCAACACGAGAAGTGGACCCAGATTATTTAGCGAAATGTACTGTAGGATTTACTGGAGCTGATATAGAGAATATG GTAAATCAAGCTGCTTTAAAGGCTGCTATAAATGAtgcaaaatatgtaacaatGAAACACTTAGAATATGCCAGAGACAAATTAATCATGGGTCCAGAAAGGAAGTTAAGAATTAGTGATACTGAAGTTAATCGCCTTACAGCATATCATGAAGCAGGGCATGCATTGGTTGCATATTACACTAAAGGTGCACCAGCAATCCATAAAATTACCATTATGCCACATGGACGTACTTTAGGACAT acAGCATTTCTACCTGCCAAAGATGAACATCATGTAACAAAATCTCAATTATTAGCTCGAATGGATAGTGCAATGGGTGGTCGTGCTGCAgaagaattaatttttggaaCAGATAATGTAACATCAGGAGCATTGAGTGATTTTAAG GCGGCAACTGAAATTGCTAAAGAGATGGTAAACTTATACGGCATGTCTGAAAAAGTTGGTTTCAGTGTACGAATGGGTCAAAACGATGGATACCAACCCGGTCCTGCTACAAATGATCTCGTTGATAATGAAGTAAAGCGATTACTTCAG gaaTCGTATGATCGTGCAAAAACAATATTACAAAAACATGCAAAAGAACTTAAAAGATTAGCAGATGCTTTActtaaatatgaaacattaaattatAAAGATGTAAAAGCTGTAATTAATGAAGAAAAAATtccaattgaaaatttaaacaatcaaCCACGAATTATAGATCCAACTGAACATGTATTATAA